A stretch of DNA from Rhodothermales bacterium:
TCGAGACCGAAGACGACGGCGAGCGCCGCGTCCGCCTCGCGGGCGAGGCTCTGTTCGAGGTCGTGCCGAGCGACGAGCCCTTCGTCGTCGAGACGGCGACGGCGCTGACGACGGTGCTAGGGACGACGTTCGGCGTGGACGCGAACGAACTGGAGACCGAAGTCGTCCTCGCGAACGGCTCGGTGAAGGTGGCGACGCGGGTCGACCCCGAGCAGTCGGTGCGGCTGGAGCCGGGGCAGCGGAGCCGTGTCGTCGGTGGGCAGGCACCCGAGCCGCCGGCGCGGGCCGACGTGGTGGCGTCGCTCGCGTGGACGGGCACGTGGTACTTCCACAACGCCCCGGCCGACGAGGTCGCCGAGCGGTTCAGCGCGCACTACGGTGTCCCGATCATGCTCGACCCGTCGCTCGCGTCGGTCCGCGTCGGCGGGGCGTACTCGGCGGACCGGCCGGCCGAGGAGTCGCTGCAGGCGCTCGCCGTCTCGCTCGGCGCTCAGGTCGAGCCCGACGCGGCGGGCGGCTACCGCATCGTTCCGGCGGGCCGCTGACCCCCCGCCCCGTTCGCATCGCCCGATGGGCTCAGCGCTCACGGGGCGGTCCCTGCCCTTCAAGGGGGACAGTTTGGTGAAGCCGGGAGCGCAGCGACCGCGAATCAAACGGGGGGTCCGAGTGCGGCGGGGGTCGCAAGGCCATAATCGAGCGGTCGAAGCGTTATCGTGAAGCTGGTGTGGCCGCCGGGTCCGCCTGCAACTCTGCGTTCCGCCTCTCGTTCACCGCCTCATGCGCCGTCCGTCCCTCGTCCTGCTGCTCTGGGCCGCCGTGGCCGTGTTCACGGCGCCGGAGGCCACGGCGCAGACGATCCGGCTGACGGCGGAGCGGACGCCGCTCGAAGCCGTGCTCCAACAGCTCGCCGCGCAGACCGGCATCGACGTCGTGTACGCGCAGCGGCTCGTCGAGGGCCGCGCCGTCACCGGGCGCTACCTCGGCGACGATCCCGAGCAGGCGCTCGCCACGATCCTCCGCGACAGCGGGCTCCGCGCTGAGCGGCTCCGGCCGGGACAGTACGTCGTCGTCAGCGCGTACCCGACGCCGGGGCTGGAGCCCGAGCCGTACTACGGCACGCTGCGCGGGACCGTCGTCGACGGCGAGACGAACGAGGTGCTGCCGGGCGCGCACGTCGTGCTCATCGGGCTCGGGCTCGGGACGGCGACGAACCCGGCGGGCTACTTCGCGCTGCCGGGCCTGCCGGCGGGGGCGTACCGCGTCCGCGTGTCGTACATCGGCTACCGGACCGTCGAGCGCGAGCTGTCAGTCTATCCCGAGTCCGAAGAGGTGCCGCCGACGGTGCGATTGCTGCCGCAAGTCGTCGTCGGGGGTGAGGCGATCGTGGAGGGGACAGAGGGCGAGCGGAGCGATCTCTTGCCCGTGCCCGGCAGCGACGCCGTCGACGTCCGGCACGCCGCCGCGATCCCCGCTTTCCTCGGCGAGAGCGACCTGTTTCAGGCACTCGAATGGCTGCCCGGCGTGGGCCGCGCGGGCGAGGCCGGCGGCGAACTCGTCATCCGCGGCTCCGACTCCCACTTCAACCGCTACCTCCTCGACGGTGCTCCGATCATCCACCCGTGGCACACCTTCGGGCTGTTCTCGACATTCCAGACCGAGGCGCTCAAGAGCGTCCGGCTCTACAAAGGCTCGTTCCCGGCCGAGTACGGCGGCGGGCTCTCGTCCGTGCTCGACGTGGAGATGAAAGACGGCGACCGGGACGACGTGGCGGGCACGGCGTCGCTGAGCCCCGTTGCGCTGCGGGCGGTGGGGGAGATCCCGCTCGGGCGCGGGGCCTCGCTGATGCTCTCCGGCCGGCGGAGCTACCTCGACCTCCTGTTCTCGCCGCGCGTGCAGGCGACCTCGTCGGCGCTCTTCCTCGACGAAGGCGAGGCCGCGCCTGAAGCGCAGCAGGACTTGGGCTACTACTTCTTCGACGTGGGCGCCAAAGTCACGCTCCGGCCATCGCAGTTCCACCGCCTCTCGCTGAGCTATTACGAGGGTGGCGACGACCTCAACGCGGATGTGCCGTTCGTCTCGCTCATCGAGCCGGTGCGCCCCGCGGCGGCGCTCGGGGGCCCGCTCGGGCTCCGGTTGAACTACGGCTGGGGCAACCGCGTGCTCTCGGCGCGCTACCGCTACCTCTACGGCCGTCGCCTCTTTGTGACCGCCACGGGCTACTACTCGCGCTACCGCGCCACGGAGCAGGCCTTCGCCCAGCCCACTGCCGCCTCGCTCGTCGACAGCGACTACCGCGTGCGCTTCGCCGAGGCCGGGCTCACGGCCGACGCCGACTACTACTACTCGCTCGAGCACCAGCTCCGGTTCGGCGTGCGGCTCGTCGGGCGGACGTTCGAGAGCACGCTCGAAGAGACCGTGCTCCGCTCCGAAGCGGGGGAGGGGACGGCGCGGACGCAGCGCGACGCCGTCCGCGCGCTCGAAGCCGTGGTCTACGTGCAGGACACGTGGCAGCCGAACCCGCAGTGGCAGGTGCAGCCCGGCCTCCGCGCCGAGCTGTTCGGGCTCGGGCCGTACCTCTCGCTGAGCCCGCGCCTCAACGTGCGCTACGTCGTCACGCCGGAGCGGCTGTTCTTCAAGGCCGGGCTGAGCCGGCAGGTGCAGTACCTCCACCGTCTCCGCGATCGCTACTCGTACACCTACGACCTCGCCTCCAGCCGCTGGATCCCGGCGAGCGAGGCCGTCCGCCCCGCCGTCGGCTGGCAGGCCGCGATTGGGCTCGAAGCCGTCCCGGCCGACTGGCTCTCGCTCGGCGTCGACGTCTACGGCCGGCAGCTCGGCGACATCCTCCTCCCCGCCGACGAGTTCCAGTCGAAGGACGGGATCGAGGGGCCGGGGATTCTGCCGGGCGCCCTCCTGGAGCAGTACGTGGCCGGGTCCGGGCGGTCGTTCGGGATCGAACTCGCGGCGCAGGCGGAGCGCGGGCGGTGGCGGCTCGGGCTGTCGTATGCCTTCGCACGCTCGCAGGAACGCCCGCCGGGCGAGGTCTACCGCCGCGCCCGCTACGACGCGCCGCACGCGCTCAAGAGTCTGTTGCAGGGCGGGCTAGGCCGGTGGACCGTTTCGGTCGCGGCGACGCTCCGAAGCGGCTACCCCGTCACCGTCCCCGTCGCCCGCTACGCCCTCGGCGACGTGCTCGACGGCGACGACGCCGAGCCGACGTACTACCTCGCCCGCCCCGCCATCAACAACGGGCGGCTCCCGGTCTATGCCCGGCTCGACCTCGCCGTCGGCTACACGTTCAAGCTGTTCGGGAT
This window harbors:
- a CDS encoding TonB-dependent receptor, encoding MRRPSLVLLLWAAVAVFTAPEATAQTIRLTAERTPLEAVLQQLAAQTGIDVVYAQRLVEGRAVTGRYLGDDPEQALATILRDSGLRAERLRPGQYVVVSAYPTPGLEPEPYYGTLRGTVVDGETNEVLPGAHVVLIGLGLGTATNPAGYFALPGLPAGAYRVRVSYIGYRTVERELSVYPESEEVPPTVRLLPQVVVGGEAIVEGTEGERSDLLPVPGSDAVDVRHAAAIPAFLGESDLFQALEWLPGVGRAGEAGGELVIRGSDSHFNRYLLDGAPIIHPWHTFGLFSTFQTEALKSVRLYKGSFPAEYGGGLSSVLDVEMKDGDRDDVAGTASLSPVALRAVGEIPLGRGASLMLSGRRSYLDLLFSPRVQATSSALFLDEGEAAPEAQQDLGYYFFDVGAKVTLRPSQFHRLSLSYYEGGDDLNADVPFVSLIEPVRPAAALGGPLGLRLNYGWGNRVLSARYRYLYGRRLFVTATGYYSRYRATEQAFAQPTAASLVDSDYRVRFAEAGLTADADYYYSLEHQLRFGVRLVGRTFESTLEETVLRSEAGEGTARTQRDAVRALEAVVYVQDTWQPNPQWQVQPGLRAELFGLGPYLSLSPRLNVRYVVTPERLFFKAGLSRQVQYLHRLRDRYSYTYDLASSRWIPASEAVRPAVGWQAAIGLEAVPADWLSLGVDVYGRQLGDILLPADEFQSKDGIEGPGILPGALLEQYVAGSGRSFGIELAAQAERGRWRLGLSYAFARSQERPPGEVYRRARYDAPHALKSLLQGGLGRWTVSVAATLRSGYPVTVPVARYALGDVLDGDDAEPTYYLARPAINNGRLPVYARLDLAVGYTFKLFGMDWDANAQAYNLLNRRNTVGQRFDPTPPVVTPTDVQGLPILPMVNLKVQW